In one Mucilaginibacter ginsenosidivorax genomic region, the following are encoded:
- a CDS encoding AraC family transcriptional regulator has protein sequence MTTSNVMRENTPLTAGDCFTVFAKVDNNFEGPLHYHDDYELHLVLNAKGAKRVVGGHIDVIDDLELVLVGPGLYHGWFANECKSQQVTEIVIQFHKDLFDEKFLQRNQLSFLKGMLQRAPMGVLFSPETIITVRDRLVALNKQSGFTSVLELLSILHELSTSADMKTLSDPSFINEKFYHNSRRIEKVFEHMNTNYNRKVSLAEVARVVHMPEASFSRFIKKRTGKTFTDSLNEIRLGHAARMLIDSTTTVAEIAYECGFNNISNFNRIFKRKKQFTPNEFRSTYMVAGFMHGPHVGLKASVA, from the coding sequence ATGACGACAAGCAATGTAATGCGAGAAAATACCCCGCTGACAGCAGGCGATTGCTTTACTGTTTTTGCGAAGGTTGATAATAATTTTGAAGGGCCGCTTCATTACCATGACGATTATGAGCTGCATTTGGTTTTAAACGCCAAGGGGGCCAAACGCGTTGTTGGCGGACATATAGACGTAATTGACGATTTGGAACTGGTTTTGGTAGGCCCCGGCCTTTATCATGGCTGGTTTGCCAACGAGTGTAAAAGCCAGCAGGTAACCGAAATAGTAATTCAATTTCATAAAGACCTTTTTGACGAAAAGTTTTTACAACGTAACCAGCTTAGTTTTTTGAAGGGAATGTTGCAACGTGCGCCAATGGGGGTTCTTTTCTCGCCCGAAACAATTATCACGGTCAGGGATCGTCTGGTGGCGCTGAATAAACAGAGCGGCTTTACATCGGTTTTGGAATTGTTATCCATACTGCATGAGTTGTCAACATCGGCAGATATGAAAACCCTGTCTGATCCCAGCTTTATTAACGAGAAATTTTACCATAACAGCCGCCGTATCGAAAAAGTATTTGAGCATATGAACACCAACTACAACCGCAAGGTTTCCCTTGCCGAGGTTGCCCGTGTTGTCCACATGCCCGAGGCCTCTTTCAGCAGGTTTATAAAAAAGCGCACCGGCAAAACTTTTACCGATAGCTTAAACGAGATAAGGTTAGGACACGCCGCGCGGATGCTTATTGACTCGACAACTACGGTGGCCGAGATAGCTTATGAGTGCGGTTTTAACAACATATCCAATTTCAACAGGATTTTTAAACGCAAAAAACAATTTACACCCAACGAGTTCAGGTCAACCTATATGGTTGCCGGTTTTATGCATGGCCCGCACGTTGGCTTAAAAGCATCAGTGGCTTAA
- a CDS encoding glycoside hydrolase family 43 protein: MKNIIKICVLLMVVAQSGFAQQKTFTNPLLPSGADPWVIYKDGFYYYTNSTGNHLAIWKTKDITQLKTAVKKTIWVPPAGTNYSKELWAPELHFIKGKWYMYFAADDGNNNNHRIYVIENPAADPTEGTWTFKGKVADDTNKWAIDVSVFENKGQLYMIWAGWEGDVNVQQNIYIAKMKDACTIDGQRVKISSPEFDWEKYGDLGAQSNPPHVNVNEGPEILKHNDKLFLVYSASGCWTDYYALGMLSASTNSDLMNPASWTKSTRPVFKQSPDNGVYAPGHNSFFKSPDGTEDWILYHANSQPGQGCGNERSPRAQKFSWKKDGSPDFGVPLKAGAVMDAPSGNR, translated from the coding sequence ATGAAAAACATTATAAAAATCTGCGTTTTATTAATGGTTGTAGCCCAATCGGGCTTCGCCCAGCAAAAAACTTTCACCAATCCCCTGCTGCCTTCCGGTGCCGATCCATGGGTTATTTACAAAGATGGTTTTTACTATTATACCAATTCAACGGGTAATCACCTGGCTATCTGGAAAACAAAAGATATTACGCAGCTGAAAACTGCTGTTAAAAAAACAATCTGGGTACCACCCGCAGGTACTAACTATTCAAAAGAACTTTGGGCGCCCGAGCTTCATTTTATAAAAGGTAAATGGTATATGTATTTTGCTGCCGATGATGGCAATAACAACAACCACCGGATTTATGTGATCGAAAATCCGGCTGCTGACCCAACAGAAGGTACCTGGACATTTAAAGGCAAGGTAGCCGATGATACCAATAAATGGGCCATAGATGTATCGGTATTTGAAAACAAGGGACAGTTATACATGATTTGGGCGGGCTGGGAAGGCGATGTGAATGTGCAGCAAAACATCTACATAGCCAAAATGAAAGATGCCTGCACCATCGATGGCCAGCGGGTAAAAATATCAAGTCCTGAATTTGACTGGGAGAAGTACGGCGACCTTGGCGCACAATCAAACCCGCCGCACGTTAACGTAAACGAAGGCCCCGAGATTTTAAAGCATAACGATAAATTATTCCTGGTTTACTCGGCCAGTGGTTGCTGGACAGATTACTACGCGCTTGGGATGCTCAGCGCATCAACAAACAGCGACTTAATGAACCCGGCATCGTGGACAAAATCCACCCGGCCGGTATTTAAACAATCGCCGGATAATGGCGTTTATGCCCCCGGTCACAATTCATTCTTTAAATCACCGGATGGAACGGAGGACTGGATATTGTACCACGCCAACTCCCAACCAGGCCAGGGCTGCGGCAACGAACGCTCGCCCCGGGCACAAAAATTTAGCTGGAAAAAAGACGGTTCGCCCGATTTTGGCGTACCATTAAAAGCAGGAGCGGTGATGGATGCACCATCAGGCAATCGGTAA
- a CDS encoding TonB-dependent receptor domain-containing protein — MKYLIISFLLFFGQSSFAQVSGKFVDATGQPVSFATIILLDSTDNALIKSTLTNDKGTFRFEPVGQGRYIVKVSDMTHETWSSPVFELTGTKPSKNLGIIELKAASKQLSEVTIVANKPLVQQEPGGMVVNVQSSILTKGSSVLQVLQRSPGVIVNPQNTGITLNGKAGVMVMLDGKLMRMSMPQVLTLLNGISADDIEKVELLNTPPAKYDADGNAGLINIVTKKNKQRGTNGSATVTAGYSQGEKGSVNASINHNTGKVGLRASYSYAHDRGHSELFASGTEIVPAIGGQTEFLYKGLGKPLAKYQDAEIGADIRPNQKTTVGASIYFAAGTDHNNNYNHGHYALKPDSVLLFNSYLDGINHTYNTIGSINLERELTKGEKINFDADYIYYKNNGQTNVQSTFVDNYGNLAGAGDSLYAPRQRDLASTAIKVSVLKADYSKQINPNLKFEAGVKGTFTRSNSVSGIENMQNGQWVLSSVGVSNNLVTKEMIGAGYATLNAKLDTATSLIIGARYEYSHNSTDNASNAQYDIDRKLKKLFPSVFLTRKLNDHSELQLSYTKRVSRPSYSDLASYVTYNDPVSVFTGNPALKPTITDNIKLAYNYHDYVFSVLFSRDKDVILQTQISTGPSKGLVYLAPQNAPYQNNITVQTSIPVKITSWWEGRYGFVGGWRQYKVDYTPQTFIKSYFAGSVDFSETFKLPKSISVEVSGYAYSPAYYATSRSNGNSMLNLGIKKELNNNKGSFQLSVTDLLSSASYYSYIGHLTRDAFNSQVQVRYNAESRSFPFVKLTYYRSFGTKNKAQRKDDNASKDERGRL, encoded by the coding sequence ATGAAATACTTAATCATCAGCTTCCTCTTATTTTTTGGGCAGTCATCGTTTGCCCAGGTGTCAGGGAAATTTGTGGATGCCACCGGGCAGCCCGTTTCATTTGCAACAATAATATTATTGGATAGCACCGATAACGCGCTGATAAAATCAACGCTTACTAATGATAAAGGCACCTTTAGGTTTGAACCTGTTGGCCAGGGCCGGTATATTGTTAAGGTAAGCGATATGACTCACGAAACATGGTCGTCGCCCGTATTTGAGCTTACAGGTACAAAACCATCAAAAAACCTTGGTATTATTGAGCTAAAAGCGGCCTCCAAACAATTAAGTGAGGTTACCATTGTGGCCAATAAACCTTTGGTGCAGCAGGAGCCGGGCGGGATGGTAGTAAATGTACAAAGCAGTATTTTAACAAAAGGCAGTTCGGTGTTACAAGTTCTGCAGCGCTCACCCGGCGTAATCGTTAATCCCCAAAACACTGGCATCACCCTGAACGGAAAGGCCGGCGTAATGGTGATGCTGGATGGCAAACTGATGCGGATGTCGATGCCGCAGGTGCTTACTTTACTAAACGGCATAAGCGCCGATGACATTGAAAAAGTAGAACTGTTAAACACCCCGCCTGCAAAATACGATGCCGACGGCAATGCCGGGCTTATTAATATTGTTACCAAAAAAAATAAACAGCGGGGCACAAACGGGTCTGCTACTGTTACGGCTGGGTATAGCCAGGGTGAAAAGGGTTCAGTAAATGCCTCAATTAACCACAATACAGGTAAGGTGGGCCTGCGGGCTTCTTATTCGTATGCTCACGATCGCGGCCATAGCGAATTGTTTGCAAGCGGGACGGAAATTGTACCAGCCATAGGCGGGCAAACCGAATTTTTATACAAGGGCCTGGGCAAACCGCTGGCCAAATACCAGGATGCCGAAATTGGCGCCGATATCCGGCCCAATCAAAAGACAACCGTTGGTGCCAGTATCTATTTTGCAGCCGGGACCGACCACAACAATAATTACAACCATGGGCACTATGCCCTTAAGCCCGATTCTGTGCTGCTGTTTAATTCCTACCTCGATGGCATTAATCATACTTACAATACCATCGGCAGCATTAACCTGGAACGTGAACTTACTAAAGGCGAAAAAATTAATTTTGACGCCGATTATATTTATTACAAAAACAATGGGCAAACCAACGTTCAAAGCACCTTTGTTGATAACTATGGCAACCTGGCCGGTGCCGGCGACAGCCTGTATGCCCCCCGCCAGCGCGACCTGGCCAGTACCGCTATAAAAGTATCGGTACTTAAAGCGGACTACTCAAAACAAATAAATCCAAACCTGAAATTTGAAGCAGGTGTAAAAGGCACCTTTACCCGCAGCAACAGTGTATCCGGAATAGAAAATATGCAAAACGGCCAGTGGGTGTTAAGCAGCGTAGGGGTATCTAATAACCTGGTTACAAAAGAGATGATTGGCGCGGGCTATGCAACTTTGAACGCGAAGCTGGATACCGCTACCAGCCTTATCATTGGCGCACGATATGAATACTCGCACAACAGTACCGATAACGCCAGCAATGCGCAATATGATATCGACCGGAAATTGAAGAAGCTGTTCCCGAGTGTATTTCTGACGCGGAAGCTTAATGATCATTCCGAATTACAGTTATCCTATACCAAACGCGTCAGCCGTCCATCCTACAGCGACCTGGCTTCGTATGTAACCTATAACGACCCTGTATCTGTTTTTACTGGCAACCCGGCGTTAAAACCCACCATTACCGATAATATTAAACTGGCCTATAATTACCACGATTATGTTTTCTCGGTTTTATTTAGCCGGGATAAAGATGTGATATTGCAAACGCAAATTTCTACCGGGCCATCTAAAGGGTTGGTTTATCTTGCCCCGCAAAACGCCCCTTATCAAAATAACATCACCGTGCAAACAAGCATCCCGGTAAAAATAACAAGCTGGTGGGAGGGGCGCTATGGCTTTGTTGGCGGCTGGCGACAATACAAAGTGGACTATACACCGCAAACCTTTATCAAATCATACTTTGCCGGATCGGTTGATTTTAGCGAAACGTTTAAACTACCTAAAAGCATTTCCGTGGAGGTCTCCGGTTATGCCTATTCGCCGGCATATTATGCTACCTCAAGAAGCAACGGAAACAGTATGCTTAACCTTGGGATAAAAAAGGAACTGAATAACAATAAAGGCAGTTTCCAGTTATCAGTTACCGATTTGTTATCGTCGGCAAGTTATTACAGTTACATTGGTCACTTAACCCGCGATGCTTTTAATTCGCAGGTACAGGTACGGTATAATGCCGAGTCAAGGAGTTTTCCCTTCGTCAAGCTTACCTATTATCGCTCATTTGGTACGAAAAACAAAGCTCAACGAAAAGATGATAACGCATCCAAAGATGAAAGAGGGCGGCTATGA
- a CDS encoding sensor histidine kinase, whose amino-acid sequence MPQIQSKQNWLIRYKLYHLPFWFLYNYLWWVFSQGDPIGVARSIFFSPYTVKFTFYLVFQALAAYFNLYFLMPRYMEKGKFAQYIAYELLTIIGAAMLIVPGYFLSAILSGKTMDDLYGNGPHNFFTLFLANPLPSMVASSTLAMSIKLTKTWAQTQKRQQMLEKEKLETELKFLKYQFNPHFLFNSINSIFFLIHKNPNMASASLAKFSELLRHQLYECNDLQIPLQKEIAYLENFIELEKLRHDTEVQADIQLTAPIAGQLGIAPFILMTFVENAFKHVSAHVNGSNWINIKLELQGQRLNLFVSNSTAAGEANQAIKYGGIGLGNVKRRLDLMYPGIYELDIDSQPDTFTVKLQLTLAVLQISPTMQMA is encoded by the coding sequence ATGCCTCAAATTCAATCCAAACAAAACTGGCTTATCAGGTATAAATTATACCATCTTCCTTTTTGGTTTTTATATAATTACCTGTGGTGGGTATTTTCCCAGGGCGATCCTATTGGCGTGGCGCGCAGTATCTTTTTTTCGCCCTATACGGTAAAGTTTACTTTTTACCTGGTATTCCAGGCTTTGGCGGCGTATTTTAACCTATATTTCCTGATGCCACGCTATATGGAAAAGGGCAAATTTGCGCAGTACATAGCTTACGAGTTATTAACCATTATCGGCGCTGCCATGCTGATTGTTCCGGGTTATTTTTTAAGCGCCATCCTATCGGGCAAAACAATGGATGATTTATATGGTAACGGCCCGCATAACTTTTTCACCCTTTTCCTGGCCAATCCGCTGCCATCAATGGTGGCCAGCAGCACACTTGCCATGAGTATTAAGCTTACTAAAACCTGGGCACAAACGCAAAAAAGGCAACAAATGCTTGAAAAAGAGAAACTGGAAACCGAGCTTAAATTTTTAAAATACCAGTTTAACCCTCATTTTTTGTTTAACAGCATCAATTCCATTTTTTTCCTTATCCACAAAAATCCCAATATGGCATCGGCTTCGCTGGCCAAATTTTCTGAATTGTTGCGGCACCAGCTGTATGAATGCAACGATCTGCAAATCCCACTTCAAAAAGAAATAGCCTATCTTGAAAATTTTATAGAACTGGAAAAGCTGCGGCATGATACCGAAGTACAAGCTGATATACAGCTGACGGCACCCATTGCAGGCCAACTGGGCATTGCCCCCTTTATTTTGATGACCTTTGTAGAAAATGCTTTCAAGCACGTATCGGCCCATGTAAACGGCAGTAATTGGATCAACATAAAACTTGAACTTCAAGGGCAACGGCTAAACCTGTTTGTAAGCAACAGTACAGCAGCCGGCGAAGCAAACCAGGCAATAAAATACGGCGGCATAGGACTGGGCAACGTTAAACGGAGGCTCGATTTAATGTATCCCGGTATTTATGAATTGGATATTGACAGCCAACCCGATACTTTTACGGTAAAACTACAGTTAACACTTGCTGTGCTGCAAATATCACCAACAATGCAAATGGCTTAA
- a CDS encoding LytR/AlgR family response regulator transcription factor, which produces MNINCIIVDDEPLAREGLGNYVREVDFLQLAGTCENPLELMKLLDQQPADLIFLDIQMPKMNGIELLKIMQKPPMVVITTAYPTYALESFQLDVLDYLLKPITFERFFKAASKARDYHRLLTKTTSADINKAEKQDDYFFIKCGSKYEKVPLDEILYVEGMQNYVNIFTMKGKYVTMLSLKNLEENLAGKSFIRVHKSYIVAVNKIDGIEGNEIFIQANKIPISRNYREQVIGQVVTNRLWDKK; this is translated from the coding sequence ATGAATATCAATTGTATAATTGTTGACGATGAGCCATTGGCCCGCGAAGGGCTTGGGAACTACGTTCGGGAGGTAGATTTTTTACAGTTGGCCGGCACCTGCGAAAACCCGCTTGAGCTTATGAAACTGCTTGACCAGCAACCTGCCGATTTGATTTTCCTGGATATCCAGATGCCTAAAATGAACGGGATAGAGTTGTTGAAAATTATGCAAAAACCGCCTATGGTGGTTATTACTACCGCCTACCCTACCTATGCCCTGGAAAGCTTCCAGCTGGATGTGCTGGATTACCTGCTTAAACCAATCACGTTTGAACGTTTTTTTAAGGCGGCGAGCAAAGCCCGGGATTATCACCGGCTGCTCACCAAAACAACATCGGCAGATATCAATAAAGCAGAAAAACAGGATGATTATTTTTTTATTAAGTGTGGCAGCAAATATGAAAAGGTGCCGCTGGACGAGATTCTTTATGTAGAGGGAATGCAAAACTACGTAAACATTTTTACCATGAAAGGCAAATATGTAACCATGTTATCCCTTAAAAACCTGGAGGAGAACCTGGCTGGCAAGTCATTTATCAGGGTGCATAAATCGTACATTGTGGCCGTCAATAAAATTGATGGGATTGAAGGTAATGAGATATTTATCCAGGCCAATAAAATTCCTATAAGCCGCAATTACCGCGAGCAGGTGATTGGGCAGGTGGTTACCAACAGGCTTTGGGATAAAAAATAA
- a CDS encoding alpha-L-arabinofuranosidase, with product MKVIINSVFTILLALITLTACKKDKKTDTTVVDTGNGGATGPITSPTDPGIAVSQGFFLDSWIAKTFTKPATTSVAKPTASSVTVTADFAQVVSKVSNNLFGNNMNPFTSQYTDAGLVKNITNLSPNIIRAPGGSLSDVYFYDLPAGGKPADVPAQLLKADGSADPATGYWSGMVTDSWSISLSNYYSLLQKTNSTGIITVNYGYARYGLSDHPVETAAHYAAQWVRNDKGRTKLWEVGNENFGNWEAGYRIDVSKNKDGQPEIITGQLYGTHFKVFADSMRKAASDIGVSIKIGIVLTETDDQNNTTGGQNWNSGVLSAAGSSPDFFVVHNYYTPYNQNSTPEVILATPSAVTAPMVSWVNNSVQKAGVAQKPIALDEWNIFASGSRQQVSYVSGVHAVLVLGELIKNQVSMACRWDLANGGSDGNDHGLFTFNQDGTANFTPRPAFYYLYYFQKYFGDRMISSTVSGSTDIVSYASSFTSGEAGVTLINKSGTDQVVSINFKNYYTGSNYYYYTLKGGTDNGSYSGKVTVNNNGPAGDVGGPAGYASLAANSSGTSGGITVSVPARGVVFLVCDKK from the coding sequence ATGAAAGTGATAATAAATAGTGTATTTACAATATTATTGGCCCTTATAACTTTAACGGCATGTAAAAAGGATAAAAAGACCGATACAACGGTTGTTGATACAGGAAACGGGGGGGCGACAGGCCCAATTACTTCGCCAACCGACCCCGGAATCGCCGTTTCGCAAGGTTTTTTTTTAGATAGCTGGATAGCTAAAACATTTACAAAGCCAGCTACAACAAGTGTGGCTAAGCCAACAGCATCTTCGGTTACGGTAACGGCAGATTTTGCCCAGGTAGTCTCGAAGGTGTCAAACAACCTGTTTGGCAATAACATGAATCCGTTTACCAGTCAATATACCGACGCAGGCCTGGTAAAAAACATCACCAATCTATCGCCCAACATTATCAGGGCGCCGGGAGGCAGCTTGTCTGATGTTTATTTTTATGATTTGCCCGCGGGTGGTAAACCGGCTGATGTGCCGGCTCAATTATTAAAAGCCGATGGCAGCGCCGACCCTGCTACGGGATACTGGAGCGGGATGGTAACCGATAGCTGGTCGATAAGCCTTAGCAATTACTATTCGCTGCTGCAAAAAACCAACAGTACCGGCATTATTACGGTGAATTATGGCTATGCCCGTTATGGGTTGAGCGATCACCCGGTTGAAACTGCTGCACATTACGCCGCGCAATGGGTAAGGAATGATAAGGGCCGAACTAAATTATGGGAGGTGGGCAACGAAAATTTCGGTAACTGGGAGGCCGGGTATCGTATTGATGTATCGAAAAATAAGGATGGCCAGCCCGAAATTATAACGGGCCAGCTATACGGAACACATTTTAAGGTTTTTGCCGATTCGATGCGCAAGGCTGCCAGCGACATAGGCGTTTCCATTAAAATAGGTATTGTACTTACCGAAACAGACGACCAAAATAATACTACAGGTGGGCAAAACTGGAATTCGGGTGTTTTATCTGCTGCCGGATCATCGCCCGATTTTTTTGTAGTGCATAATTATTATACGCCTTATAATCAAAATTCAACACCCGAAGTTATCCTGGCAACGCCATCAGCAGTTACCGCTCCGATGGTAAGTTGGGTAAACAATTCTGTTCAAAAGGCAGGTGTGGCTCAAAAGCCCATAGCGTTGGACGAGTGGAATATATTTGCTTCGGGTTCAAGGCAGCAGGTGTCTTACGTTAGCGGTGTGCATGCCGTTTTAGTACTGGGCGAGTTAATTAAAAACCAGGTAAGCATGGCCTGCCGCTGGGATTTGGCAAACGGCGGCAGCGATGGTAACGATCATGGTTTATTTACTTTTAACCAGGATGGCACCGCAAATTTTACCCCACGGCCGGCATTTTATTACCTGTATTATTTCCAGAAATACTTTGGCGACAGGATGATCAGTTCAACAGTTAGCGGGAGTACCGATATTGTTAGCTATGCATCTTCGTTCACATCGGGCGAAGCCGGTGTTACACTTATAAATAAAAGCGGCACCGACCAGGTAGTTAGCATCAATTTCAAAAATTACTACACCGGCTCTAATTACTATTATTATACTTTGAAAGGTGGTACCGACAACGGATCGTATTCGGGCAAAGTAACCGTTAACAACAATGGCCCTGCCGGCGATGTTGGTGGTCCGGCTGGTTATGCCTCGCTTGCTGCAAATTCATCAGGCACCAGTGGCGGAATAACTGTTAGCGTACCGGCAAGAGGTGTGGTGTTTTTGGTTTGCGATAAGAAATAA
- a CDS encoding IPT/TIG domain-containing protein: MKNLKSIFSYCILSLVVVFSISSCKKHDSGGDGPPVITRIRTVYQSTQTSQTVTAFDSTTSDGKIGTLYAVIGNNLSTTKAIYINGVSIYFNIAYSSNTTLQFSVPATVPFSNDTTSNVLTVVTAHGKVSTPFIIEQPAPGITTVSQLAGNAGDVITITGTTFNGLTGVSFGTVPATVLTKSPTVITVKVPSGLTAAHLLVTTSATKGGGVGTGPVVTSGTSLLSNNVSSAKQTNSIFGFNTAIFEDGYENGWSDYGWGAGAKDDKTNIRRGTTSRTYSYTGGYDGYVIQPGSGNSVDANTALKFSIFGGKGTTGKNIHLVLNYNFNTAVQITLTEGKWTDYQIPIANWVDAGNPLPSSISALVFQEFSGNSSTFSMDDVGLVNIK; encoded by the coding sequence ATGAAAAATTTAAAATCGATATTTTCTTACTGCATACTTTCGCTTGTGGTGGTATTCAGTATCAGCTCCTGTAAAAAGCACGATAGCGGCGGCGATGGCCCCCCGGTAATTACCAGGATACGCACCGTTTATCAAAGCACCCAAACATCGCAAACGGTTACTGCTTTTGATTCAACAACAAGCGACGGAAAGATAGGAACCTTATATGCAGTGATAGGTAATAATTTAAGCACAACTAAAGCTATTTATATTAACGGTGTATCAATATACTTTAACATAGCATACTCATCAAACACCACGCTTCAGTTTTCAGTACCTGCCACGGTGCCGTTTAGCAACGACACCACCAGTAACGTACTCACCGTTGTTACCGCCCACGGAAAAGTTAGTACCCCTTTTATAATTGAACAGCCTGCCCCTGGCATAACAACAGTTAGCCAGCTGGCAGGTAACGCCGGCGATGTTATCACCATAACAGGTACTACATTTAATGGCCTCACAGGTGTATCATTTGGTACAGTGCCGGCTACAGTACTTACCAAGTCGCCTACGGTAATAACTGTAAAAGTGCCATCAGGTTTAACTGCTGCACATTTATTGGTTACCACATCGGCTACTAAAGGCGGCGGCGTAGGTACGGGGCCGGTTGTAACTTCGGGCACAAGCTTATTATCAAACAACGTTTCATCAGCTAAACAAACCAATTCCATATTTGGCTTCAATACAGCAATTTTTGAAGATGGATACGAAAACGGATGGAGCGATTATGGCTGGGGCGCAGGAGCGAAGGATGATAAAACAAACATCAGGAGAGGAACTACATCCAGGACATACAGCTACACCGGCGGGTACGATGGTTATGTAATACAGCCGGGCAGCGGTAACAGTGTTGATGCTAATACAGCCCTTAAGTTTTCAATTTTTGGCGGCAAAGGCACAACCGGTAAAAATATCCACCTGGTACTCAATTACAATTTTAACACTGCCGTGCAGATAACCCTTACCGAAGGCAAATGGACAGATTATCAAATTCCAATTGCTAACTGGGTGGATGCAGGCAATCCGCTGCCTTCAAGCATCAGTGCACTGGTTTTCCAGGAATTTAGCGGTAACTCATCTACTTTTAGTATGGATGATGTTGGCCTGGTAAATATTAAATAG
- a CDS encoding carbohydrate binding domain-containing protein — protein sequence MKAIKIIFSMGLILLMLKANAQKNLLTNGGFEDDFYGWNDGGGQITPWNIKSGKNSCAIVTTSTDKWVGIDQTVRIPKKATAIEFSAWLKTLNVVKGKNDWEGALFSVAFLDSNDKEINGGDNIARITGDQQWTLYAKVINIPPKAVSFKVLIAMGNASGTMIVDDVAAKEVIEQPAVK from the coding sequence ATGAAAGCGATTAAAATAATATTCAGCATGGGTTTGATATTGCTGATGTTAAAAGCCAACGCGCAAAAGAATTTGCTAACCAATGGGGGCTTTGAAGATGATTTTTATGGCTGGAATGATGGTGGCGGGCAAATTACGCCCTGGAATATTAAAAGTGGCAAAAACAGCTGCGCCATTGTAACCACCAGCACCGATAAATGGGTGGGTATTGATCAAACCGTACGGATTCCTAAAAAAGCTACAGCAATAGAATTTAGCGCCTGGTTAAAAACCTTAAATGTTGTTAAAGGTAAAAATGATTGGGAAGGTGCCCTGTTTAGTGTTGCGTTTTTGGATAGCAATGATAAAGAAATAAATGGCGGCGACAATATTGCCCGCATAACCGGCGACCAGCAATGGACGCTTTATGCCAAAGTGATTAATATACCCCCAAAGGCCGTAAGTTTTAAAGTTTTAATTGCAATGGGCAACGCCTCGGGGACAATGATTGTAGATGATGTTGCAGCTAAAGAGGTAATTGAGCAGCCTGCCGTAAAGTAA